A single Panthera uncia isolate 11264 chromosome E2 unlocalized genomic scaffold, Puncia_PCG_1.0 HiC_scaffold_19, whole genome shotgun sequence DNA region contains:
- the TEX101 gene encoding testis-expressed protein 101 codes for MGTRRAQSLLFLLLLGAPSLASVQNLHCHKGVFTSIEEDPSSMFNWTTEKVESCEGGSFCQESLLMVKAGAKTAVLATKGCIYDGTQAVTYVQHSPPPGIITVSYTSYCEDSFCNGRKDLQELWRPAETLESSRAPSTSVPFYCPTCVALGTCLTAPSLPCPNDTTQCYQGRLQITGGGLNSFLEVKGCTSITGCRLMAGFFTIGPMWVKEVCPYQSLPQPRKTENGATRLPVSVWRFELLLLLLLQ; via the exons ATGGGTACCCGTCGTGCCCAGAGTTTgttgttcctcctcctcctgggagcCCCCTCCTTGGCCT CAGTGCAAAACTTACATTGTCACAAGGGCGTGTTCACCAGTATAGAAGAGGACCCAAGCAGTATGTTTAACTGGACCACGGAGAAGGTTGAGAGTTGTGAGGGCGGGTCATTCTGCCAGGAATCCCTTCTGATGGTCAAAGCAG GGGCCAAGACCGCAGTTTTGGCCACTAAGGGCTGCATCTACGATGGGACGCAGGCGGTGACGTATGTccagcactccccacccccaggcataATCACAGTCTCCTACACCAGCTATTGTGAGGATTCCTTTTGCAACGGCAGAAAGGACCTCCAGGAGCTCTGGAGGCCGGCGGAGACCCTAGAATCCTCGAGAG CTCCCAGTACATCAGTACCCTTCTACTGCCCAACCTGTGTGGCTTTGGGGACCTGTCTGactgctccttcccttccctgtcccaaTGATACAACTCAGTGCTACCAAGGAAGACTTCAGATCACTGGAG GAGGCCTCAATTCTTTTTTGGAGGTGAAAGGTTGTACATCCATAACTGGTTGCAGGCTGATGGCTGGGTTCTTTACCATAGGGCCCATGTGGGTGAAGGAAGTTTGTCCGTACCAGTCTCTCCCTCAACCCCGAAAGACTGAAAATGGGGCTACCAggcttcctgtttcagtttggaggttcgagctgctgctgctgctgttactgCAATAA